A region from the Lolium perenne isolate Kyuss_39 chromosome 4, Kyuss_2.0, whole genome shotgun sequence genome encodes:
- the LOC139838884 gene encoding uncharacterized protein yields the protein MDVNRFRQLLLSSWNIRGLNDPDKCLDVKMNLSAQPLHVICLQETKLQSIPTQKAASFLPPGFSSFSLLPSIGASGGIATAWDSRFVTHLSDRALQFSLSSTFELVEDGVRFTVTNIYAPCDRACREDFLSEMRSLSDLDPDAWLLVGDFNIARYASDRNNDNFDAGAAESLNDLVDELALQELPLLDRRFTWTNSRADPTLVRLDRAFINLAWGARLFNSTLHSLVRNTSDHVPLLLTASSRAPKSQIFRYEKTWAFSPEYRALVASVWARPQNRSLPCAS from the coding sequence ATGGATGTAAATCGCTTTAGGCAACTCCTGCTCTCCTCTTGGAACATTCGCGGACTCAACGACCCTGACAAATGCCTGGACGTGAAAATGAACCTGTCGGCTCAGCCCCTGCATGTGATCTGCCTCCAGGAAACAAAGCTACAGTCGATCCCTACACAAAAGGCAGCATCGTTCCTGCCGCCTGGGTTCTCGTCGTTCTCCCTCTTACCGTCCATCGGTGCATCGGGGGGCATCGCCACGGCATGGGACTCGCGGTTCGTCACCCACCTCTCCGACCGCGCCCTCCAATTCTCGCTCTCTTCGACTTTCGAACTTGTCGAGGACGGTGTCCGCTTCACCGTCACCAACATCTACGCCCCCTGCGACCGAGCTTGCCGCGAGGACTTCCTCTCGGAAATGCGATCGCTCTCTGATCTCGACCCGGATGCCTGGCTCTTGGTAGGAGACTTCAACATAGCCCGGTATGCTTCCGACAGGAACAACGACAACTTTGATGCGGGCGCCGCGGAAAGCCTGAATGACCTTGTCGATGAGCTAGCCCTTCAAGAGCTGCCGCTGCTCGACCGGAGGTTCACCTGGACCAACTCTAGGGCCGACCCCACTCTGGTGAGGCTGGACCGTGCGTTCATCAACCTTGCCTGGGGTGCCCGCCTATTCAACTCGACTCTCCACTCGCTGGTTCGGAACACCTCAGATCATGTGCCCCTTTtgctgactgcctcttcccgcgCCCCGAAATCTCAGATTTTCAGATATGAGAAGACATGGGCTTTCTCCCCCGAGTACCGGGCCCTTGTGGCCTCCGTCTGGGCCCGACCGCAGAACCGGTCGCTTCCCTGTGCTTCGTGA
- the LOC127348295 gene encoding probable L-type lectin-domain containing receptor kinase S.5 yields the protein MTILFSILGPVTATALMAIALACYFNSRYRRWHRELDMLARSMERLPGVPTKVDFADIKKATCNFRETMKLGGGGFGTVYRCTLPAAASKMDQPMDVAVKRFTRDVQNHRYEDFLAEVSIINRLRHKNIVPLIGWSYNKGEPLLVFEYMTNGSLDQHLFPKGGSSSGTGASIRQWATRYEIIRGIATGLHYVHHEYEPMVLHRDIKASNVMLDSSFRARLGDFGLACTVADDRKSVTGVGGTWGYIAPEYAMCGKTTRQTDIYALGVLILEVVTGQRALVNRRKVVDDDDVHITDRVWRLHREGLLSECVDGVLLAAASEDDKEQMNADPGNDAARLLLLGLACSNPNPSDRPTMPDVVQIIAKSAPPPQVPPQKPRFVWPPTEERASNDESTSSSMMSDLDWSTDELQVSLGQPPMTHTQTEERYASFQLQSAGAHHRKTYASFQLQHSV from the exons ATGACCATCCTCTTCTCCATCCTCGGGCCTGTTACTGccaccgccttgatggccattgcCCTGGCGTGTTACTTCAACTCGAGGTACCGGAGGTGGCACCGAGAGCTCGACATGCTCGCCAGATCCATGGAGCGCCTCCCTGGGGTGCCAACCAAGGTGGACTTCGCCGACATAAAAAAAGCAACCTGCAACTTCCGCGAGACCATGAAGCTCGGGGGAGGCGGCTTCGGCACCGTGTACAGGTGCACGCTCCCTGCAGCGGCTTCCAAGATGGACCAGCCGATGGACGTGGCCGTCAAGAGGTTCACGCGCGACGTCCAGAACCACCGCTACGAGGACTTCCTTGCCGAGGTCAGCATCATCAACCGCCTGCGCCACAAGAACATCGTCCCCCTTATTG GgtggtcttacaacaaaggagagCCGCTGCTTGTGTTTGAGTATATGACCAATGGCAGCTTAGACCAACATCTCTTCCCCAAAGGAGGTAGCAGCAGCGGCACCGGCGCGTCCATCCGCCAGTGGGCTACCCGCTACGAGATCATCAGGGGAATAGCCACCGGCCTACACTACGTCCACCATGAGTATGAGCCCATGGTGCTCCACCGCGACATCAAGGCGAGCAATGTGATGCTAGACTCGAGCTTCCGCGCCCGCCTCGGTGACTTCGGCCTAGCCTGCACTGTCGCCGACGATAGGAAGTCCGTCACCGGCGTGGGCGGCACCTGGGGCTACATCGCTCCCGAGTACGCGATGTGTGGCAAGACGACTCGGCAGACGGATATCTACGCGCTCGGGGTGCTCATACTGGAGGTCGTCACAGGGCAGCGGGCGTTGGTTAATCGTCGTAAGGTGGTGGATGACGATGACGTCCATATCACCGACCGGGTCTGGCGGCTCCACCGTGAGGGGTTGCTATCAGAGTGCGTGGACGGCGTCCTGCTCGCTGCTGCTTCAGAAGACGACAAGGAGCAGATGAACGCCGACCCCGGCAATGACGCTGCACGCCTTCTGCTTTTGGGCTTAGCGTGCAGCAACCCGAACCCGTCGGACCGCCCAACCATGCCCGACGTTGTGCAGATCATCGCGAAATCAGCGCCGCCCCCGCAGGTGCCTCCTCAGAAACCGAGATTCGTGTGGCCGCCAACGGAAGAGAGGGCCTCTAACGATGAAAGCACAAGCTCATCGATGATGAGCGATCTCGACTGGAGTACAGACGAGCTGCAGGTCAGCTTGGGACAACCCCCAATGACACATACACAAACCGAGGAACGATATGCCTCGTTTCAACTACAGAGTGCAGGAGCGCACCACCGGAAGACATATGCctcgtttcaactacaacactctGTCTAG